In Ailuropoda melanoleuca isolate Jingjing chromosome X, ASM200744v2, whole genome shotgun sequence, a single genomic region encodes these proteins:
- the PDZD11 gene encoding PDZ domain-containing protein 11 isoform X1 produces MDSRIPYDDYPVVFLPAYENPPAWIPPHERVYHPDYNNELTQFLPRIVTLKKPPGAQLGFNIRGGKASQLGIFISKVIPDSDAHRAGLQEGDQVLAVNDVDFQDIEHSKAVEILKTAREISMRVRFFPYSMLHTHRAGTQRP; encoded by the exons ATGGACAGCCGGATTCCTTATGATGACTACCCCGTGGTTTTCCTGCCTGCCTATGAGAATCCCCCAGCATGGATTCCTCCTCATGAG AGGGTATATCACCCAGACTACAACAATGAGTTGACCCAGTTTCTGCCCCGAATCGTCACACTAAAGAAGCCCCCTGGAGCTCAG TTGGGATTTAATATCCGAGGAGGAAAGGCCTCCCAGCTAGGCATCTTTATCTCTAAG GTGATTCCCGACTCGGATGCACATCGGGCAGGACTTCAGGAAGGGGACCAAGTCCTAGCTGTGAATGATGTGGATTTCCAAGACATTGAGCACAGCAAG GCTGTTGAGATCCTGAAGACAGCCCGCGAAATCAGCATGCGTGTCCGCTTCTTTCCCTACA
- the PDZD11 gene encoding PDZ domain-containing protein 11 isoform X2: MDSRIPYDDYPVVFLPAYENPPAWIPPHERVYHPDYNNELTQFLPRIVTLKKPPGAQLGFNIRGGKASQLGIFISKVIPDSDAHRAGLQEGDQVLAVNDVDFQDIEHSKAVEILKTAREISMRVRFFPYNYHRQKERTVH; this comes from the exons ATGGACAGCCGGATTCCTTATGATGACTACCCCGTGGTTTTCCTGCCTGCCTATGAGAATCCCCCAGCATGGATTCCTCCTCATGAG AGGGTATATCACCCAGACTACAACAATGAGTTGACCCAGTTTCTGCCCCGAATCGTCACACTAAAGAAGCCCCCTGGAGCTCAG TTGGGATTTAATATCCGAGGAGGAAAGGCCTCCCAGCTAGGCATCTTTATCTCTAAG GTGATTCCCGACTCGGATGCACATCGGGCAGGACTTCAGGAAGGGGACCAAGTCCTAGCTGTGAATGATGTGGATTTCCAAGACATTGAGCACAGCAAG GCTGTTGAGATCCTGAAGACAGCCCGCGAAATCAGCATGCGTGTCCGCTTCTTTCCCTACA aTTATCATCGTCAAAAAGAGAGGACTGTACACTAG